In a genomic window of Dermochelys coriacea isolate rDerCor1 chromosome 11, rDerCor1.pri.v4, whole genome shotgun sequence:
- the NEMP2 gene encoding nuclear envelope integral membrane protein 2 isoform X1, translating into MPPAGSPLRLLFLLSLAKASGAAAAGTDKNCSHLKEMDIIQKPDADCYCYMQNGTMHLKYIWSALQVKINSTEIFKFVPISAESNCRNSETVFAFFKCVVQIIWQSEASKETVININQYGENMCFTVQPYKKVPYTVSIQRNMVDRKLVLLFIAGVFLFHFANSLSRSAMFYYSAGVALGVLATLVFLLLTLKRFIPKHSTFGILMIGCWMSSLYFIFCLKGEMKWLWSEYRNYLLGYLLTVGFISFVVCYKHGPLTNERSITLLTWTLQLIAFVLIYFGVTIPQVAYAVIAIILCSRGLCYPLGMVCFVSRKIKNFLKSKKQAFRLLTEEEYREQQETETVKALEELRSFCRSPDFSSWLAVSKLQSPKKFANFILGSPDVSPAEVNAYDEQYGIGGSFLEQQLFSPEPEPYRLANSIQEEEEDEMQEQNESENVSHSNNIGLF; encoded by the exons ATGCCGCCCGCGGGCTCCCCGCTGcggctcctcttcctcctctcgcTGGCCAAGGCAagcggggcggcggcggcgggaacAG ataAAAACTGTAGCCATTTGAAGGAAATGGACATCATCCAAAAACCAGATGCAGATTGTTACTGTTATATGCAAAATGGAACAAtgcacttaaaatatatttggtcAGCTCTTCAG GTGAAAATTAACAGCACAGAAATTTTCAAGTTTGTGCCTATCTCAGCTGAAAGCAATTGTCGTAATTCAGAAACTGTTTTTGCATTTTTCAAGTGTGTTGTTCAAATCATTTGGCAATCAGAGGCATCTAAAGAAactgtcataaacataaaccaaTATGGAGAGAATATGTGTTTTACAGTCCAACCCTACAAGAAGGTACCCTACACTGTGAGCATACAACGAAACA TGGTGGATAGGAAACTCGTCCTTTTGTTTATAGCTGGTGTTTTTCTGTTCCATTTTGCAAATTCCTTGAGTAG GAGTGCTATGTTCTATTACTCTGCTGGAGTGGCACTGGGTGTTCTTGCTACGCTAGTCTTTCTCCTGTTGACACTTAAAAGATTTATTCCAAAG CACAGCACCTTTGGGATTTTAATGATTGGCTGCTGGATGTCCTCTCTctactttattttctgtttgaaagGGGAAATGAAGTGGCTGTGGTCTGAATATAGAAACTACTTACTGG GGTATCTTCTGACTGTTGGATTTATCAGCTTTGTGGTTTGTTACAAGCATGGACCACTTACCAATGAGCGAAGCATAACCCTCTTGACATGGACATTACAATTAATAGCCTTTGTCTTGATTTATTTTGGTGTCACCATCCCACAGGTTGCATATGCAGTAATAGCTATCATCCTCTGTTCAAGAGGCCTGTGCTATCCCCTTGGCATGGTCTGTTTTGTGAGCAG aaaaatcaagaattttttaaaatcaaaaaaaCAAGCGTTTCGGCTTCTTACTGAAGAGGAATACAGGGAGCAGCAGGAAACAGAGACTGTGAAAGCCTTGGAGGAGCTACGCTCATTCTGCAGGAGTCCAGATTTCTCATCATGGTTAGCCGTGTCCAAACTCCAGTCCCCTAAAAA atttgcaaactttattttgGGATCTCCCGACGTGTCACCTGCAGAAGTGAACGCATATGACGAGCAATATGGCATTGGAGGCTCCTTCTTGGAACAGCAGCTCTTTAGCCCAGAGCCAGAGCCGTACCGACTAGCTAATTCcattcaggaggaggaggaggatgaaatgcAGGAACAAAACGAAAGTGAAAATGTTTCACATTCCAACAATATTGGATTATTCTGA
- the NEMP2 gene encoding nuclear envelope integral membrane protein 2 isoform X2, which yields MARTYPGTKDKNCSHLKEMDIIQKPDADCYCYMQNGTMHLKYIWSALQVKINSTEIFKFVPISAESNCRNSETVFAFFKCVVQIIWQSEASKETVININQYGENMCFTVQPYKKVPYTVSIQRNMVDRKLVLLFIAGVFLFHFANSLSRSAMFYYSAGVALGVLATLVFLLLTLKRFIPKHSTFGILMIGCWMSSLYFIFCLKGEMKWLWSEYRNYLLGYLLTVGFISFVVCYKHGPLTNERSITLLTWTLQLIAFVLIYFGVTIPQVAYAVIAIILCSRGLCYPLGMVCFVSRKIKNFLKSKKQAFRLLTEEEYREQQETETVKALEELRSFCRSPDFSSWLAVSKLQSPKKFANFILGSPDVSPAEVNAYDEQYGIGGSFLEQQLFSPEPEPYRLANSIQEEEEDEMQEQNESENVSHSNNIGLF from the exons ATGGCTCGGACTTACCCCGGAACAAA agataAAAACTGTAGCCATTTGAAGGAAATGGACATCATCCAAAAACCAGATGCAGATTGTTACTGTTATATGCAAAATGGAACAAtgcacttaaaatatatttggtcAGCTCTTCAG GTGAAAATTAACAGCACAGAAATTTTCAAGTTTGTGCCTATCTCAGCTGAAAGCAATTGTCGTAATTCAGAAACTGTTTTTGCATTTTTCAAGTGTGTTGTTCAAATCATTTGGCAATCAGAGGCATCTAAAGAAactgtcataaacataaaccaaTATGGAGAGAATATGTGTTTTACAGTCCAACCCTACAAGAAGGTACCCTACACTGTGAGCATACAACGAAACA TGGTGGATAGGAAACTCGTCCTTTTGTTTATAGCTGGTGTTTTTCTGTTCCATTTTGCAAATTCCTTGAGTAG GAGTGCTATGTTCTATTACTCTGCTGGAGTGGCACTGGGTGTTCTTGCTACGCTAGTCTTTCTCCTGTTGACACTTAAAAGATTTATTCCAAAG CACAGCACCTTTGGGATTTTAATGATTGGCTGCTGGATGTCCTCTCTctactttattttctgtttgaaagGGGAAATGAAGTGGCTGTGGTCTGAATATAGAAACTACTTACTGG GGTATCTTCTGACTGTTGGATTTATCAGCTTTGTGGTTTGTTACAAGCATGGACCACTTACCAATGAGCGAAGCATAACCCTCTTGACATGGACATTACAATTAATAGCCTTTGTCTTGATTTATTTTGGTGTCACCATCCCACAGGTTGCATATGCAGTAATAGCTATCATCCTCTGTTCAAGAGGCCTGTGCTATCCCCTTGGCATGGTCTGTTTTGTGAGCAG aaaaatcaagaattttttaaaatcaaaaaaaCAAGCGTTTCGGCTTCTTACTGAAGAGGAATACAGGGAGCAGCAGGAAACAGAGACTGTGAAAGCCTTGGAGGAGCTACGCTCATTCTGCAGGAGTCCAGATTTCTCATCATGGTTAGCCGTGTCCAAACTCCAGTCCCCTAAAAA atttgcaaactttattttgGGATCTCCCGACGTGTCACCTGCAGAAGTGAACGCATATGACGAGCAATATGGCATTGGAGGCTCCTTCTTGGAACAGCAGCTCTTTAGCCCAGAGCCAGAGCCGTACCGACTAGCTAATTCcattcaggaggaggaggaggatgaaatgcAGGAACAAAACGAAAGTGAAAATGTTTCACATTCCAACAATATTGGATTATTCTGA
- the NEMP2 gene encoding nuclear envelope integral membrane protein 2 isoform X3 has translation MDIIQKPDADCYCYMQNGTMHLKYIWSALQVKINSTEIFKFVPISAESNCRNSETVFAFFKCVVQIIWQSEASKETVININQYGENMCFTVQPYKKVPYTVSIQRNMVDRKLVLLFIAGVFLFHFANSLSRSAMFYYSAGVALGVLATLVFLLLTLKRFIPKHSTFGILMIGCWMSSLYFIFCLKGEMKWLWSEYRNYLLGYLLTVGFISFVVCYKHGPLTNERSITLLTWTLQLIAFVLIYFGVTIPQVAYAVIAIILCSRGLCYPLGMVCFVSRKIKNFLKSKKQAFRLLTEEEYREQQETETVKALEELRSFCRSPDFSSWLAVSKLQSPKKFANFILGSPDVSPAEVNAYDEQYGIGGSFLEQQLFSPEPEPYRLANSIQEEEEDEMQEQNESENVSHSNNIGLF, from the exons ATGGACATCATCCAAAAACCAGATGCAGATTGTTACTGTTATATGCAAAATGGAACAAtgcacttaaaatatatttggtcAGCTCTTCAG GTGAAAATTAACAGCACAGAAATTTTCAAGTTTGTGCCTATCTCAGCTGAAAGCAATTGTCGTAATTCAGAAACTGTTTTTGCATTTTTCAAGTGTGTTGTTCAAATCATTTGGCAATCAGAGGCATCTAAAGAAactgtcataaacataaaccaaTATGGAGAGAATATGTGTTTTACAGTCCAACCCTACAAGAAGGTACCCTACACTGTGAGCATACAACGAAACA TGGTGGATAGGAAACTCGTCCTTTTGTTTATAGCTGGTGTTTTTCTGTTCCATTTTGCAAATTCCTTGAGTAG GAGTGCTATGTTCTATTACTCTGCTGGAGTGGCACTGGGTGTTCTTGCTACGCTAGTCTTTCTCCTGTTGACACTTAAAAGATTTATTCCAAAG CACAGCACCTTTGGGATTTTAATGATTGGCTGCTGGATGTCCTCTCTctactttattttctgtttgaaagGGGAAATGAAGTGGCTGTGGTCTGAATATAGAAACTACTTACTGG GGTATCTTCTGACTGTTGGATTTATCAGCTTTGTGGTTTGTTACAAGCATGGACCACTTACCAATGAGCGAAGCATAACCCTCTTGACATGGACATTACAATTAATAGCCTTTGTCTTGATTTATTTTGGTGTCACCATCCCACAGGTTGCATATGCAGTAATAGCTATCATCCTCTGTTCAAGAGGCCTGTGCTATCCCCTTGGCATGGTCTGTTTTGTGAGCAG aaaaatcaagaattttttaaaatcaaaaaaaCAAGCGTTTCGGCTTCTTACTGAAGAGGAATACAGGGAGCAGCAGGAAACAGAGACTGTGAAAGCCTTGGAGGAGCTACGCTCATTCTGCAGGAGTCCAGATTTCTCATCATGGTTAGCCGTGTCCAAACTCCAGTCCCCTAAAAA atttgcaaactttattttgGGATCTCCCGACGTGTCACCTGCAGAAGTGAACGCATATGACGAGCAATATGGCATTGGAGGCTCCTTCTTGGAACAGCAGCTCTTTAGCCCAGAGCCAGAGCCGTACCGACTAGCTAATTCcattcaggaggaggaggaggatgaaatgcAGGAACAAAACGAAAGTGAAAATGTTTCACATTCCAACAATATTGGATTATTCTGA
- the NEMP2 gene encoding nuclear envelope integral membrane protein 2 isoform X4: MPPAGSPLRLLFLLSLAKASGAAAAGTDKNCSHLKEMDIIQKPDADCYCYMQNGTMHLKYIWSALQVKINSTEIFKFVPISAESNCRNSETVFAFFKCVVQIIWQSEASKETVININQYGENMCFTVQPYKKVPYTVSIQRNMVDRKLVLLFIAGVFLFHFANSLSRSAMFYYSAGVALGVLATLVFLLLTLKRFIPKHSTFGILMIGCWMSSLYFIFCLKGEMKWLWSEYRNYLLGYLLTVGFISFVVCYKHGPLTNERSITLLTWTLQLIAFVLIYFGVTIPQVAYAVIAIILCSRGLCYPLGMVCFVSRPQHYTDLNRGRNLDLHGSHSIEVGLCAGAGVHPYGASCRMETVVWNTFQS; the protein is encoded by the exons ATGCCGCCCGCGGGCTCCCCGCTGcggctcctcttcctcctctcgcTGGCCAAGGCAagcggggcggcggcggcgggaacAG ataAAAACTGTAGCCATTTGAAGGAAATGGACATCATCCAAAAACCAGATGCAGATTGTTACTGTTATATGCAAAATGGAACAAtgcacttaaaatatatttggtcAGCTCTTCAG GTGAAAATTAACAGCACAGAAATTTTCAAGTTTGTGCCTATCTCAGCTGAAAGCAATTGTCGTAATTCAGAAACTGTTTTTGCATTTTTCAAGTGTGTTGTTCAAATCATTTGGCAATCAGAGGCATCTAAAGAAactgtcataaacataaaccaaTATGGAGAGAATATGTGTTTTACAGTCCAACCCTACAAGAAGGTACCCTACACTGTGAGCATACAACGAAACA TGGTGGATAGGAAACTCGTCCTTTTGTTTATAGCTGGTGTTTTTCTGTTCCATTTTGCAAATTCCTTGAGTAG GAGTGCTATGTTCTATTACTCTGCTGGAGTGGCACTGGGTGTTCTTGCTACGCTAGTCTTTCTCCTGTTGACACTTAAAAGATTTATTCCAAAG CACAGCACCTTTGGGATTTTAATGATTGGCTGCTGGATGTCCTCTCTctactttattttctgtttgaaagGGGAAATGAAGTGGCTGTGGTCTGAATATAGAAACTACTTACTGG GGTATCTTCTGACTGTTGGATTTATCAGCTTTGTGGTTTGTTACAAGCATGGACCACTTACCAATGAGCGAAGCATAACCCTCTTGACATGGACATTACAATTAATAGCCTTTGTCTTGATTTATTTTGGTGTCACCATCCCACAGGTTGCATATGCAGTAATAGCTATCATCCTCTGTTCAAGAGGCCTGTGCTATCCCCTTGGCATGGTCTGTTTTGTGAGCAG GCCCCAACACTACACTGACCTCAATAGGGGCAGAAACCTGGACCTGCATGGATCCCACTCTATAGAAGTGGGGCTGTGTGCTGGAGCTGGGGTCCACCCATATGGAGCTTCTTGCAGGATGGAGACAGTAGTTTGGAACACTTTTCAATCCTGA